From the genome of Candidatus Kapaibacterium sp., one region includes:
- a CDS encoding Rid family hydrolase translates to MRQIIIAEDAAEPVGPYPHAVRVGNWLFLSGIGPRQRGSSEIPGVVQDAEGRVVDYDFEVQCHAVFQNVHRILRAAGARLEDLVDVTAFLTDIRRDFATFNRVYAQYLGHVQACRTTVEVRALPTPIAIELKCIAYLGDT, encoded by the coding sequence ATGCGGCAGATCATTATCGCAGAAGATGCTGCGGAACCTGTAGGGCCATACCCGCATGCGGTGCGTGTGGGCAACTGGCTCTTCCTGTCGGGTATTGGACCTCGACAGCGAGGGAGCTCGGAAATCCCGGGGGTTGTGCAGGATGCGGAGGGACGGGTGGTTGACTATGACTTTGAGGTGCAATGCCATGCCGTCTTCCAGAACGTCCACCGCATTCTCCGTGCTGCTGGGGCACGGCTGGAAGATCTCGTGGACGTGACGGCCTTTTTGACGGACATCCGTCGTGACTTTGCAACCTTCAACCGCGTGTACGCTCAGTACCTGGGGCATGTCCAGGCGTGTCGAACTACGGTTGAAGTGCGGGCTCTACCGACTCCGATTGCGATTGAGCTGAAGTGTATCGCCTATCTGGGGGACACATGA